The genomic interval TCCCCCACACCCTTCATAATAGAATGACACCTACTCAGACACTATGGCGCAACTTTATTTTATTAGGAAAGGACGGTGGGCACTGGAGTGACCCTTTCCAGGGTCAGGGGAGGCACTGGGGAGAGGTCACAGAGATACCTAGCAGCTAGAAGGCACAGCTACTTTCCATGAAGCAGCGACACTTTGTGAACCGTAGGTACGCCTCAATCTTGTGCAGGTCTTTCTTGAAGCAGGGGAGTAGCCTGTAGTTCCTGAGCACTGTGTTATCACTACGCAAGTTTGTGTCAGACTTGTCACAGGTTTGCTTGAGGACCAGCCCAGCCCGGAGGCTGCCATCTTCCAGCTCCTGCAACAGGGAAGGAGAGACCGACTCAGTCCTTGCCAGCTGCTCCCCTACTTCCCCTccatgtccctccctccccttgaGGACTCAGAGAAAGTCATGGAGGGTCCAAAGGGGAAATGAGGAGTACGATTTCTCCTGCGTCAAGGCCGGGCTGTTACAAAGAGAGTGGCAGTATCTCTTCCCCAGCCCGTGTAAGTCCCTGACACTACAGCTAAGCCAGCTGGGCCTCAGGTCCAGGGAAGGGTGGGCATGGCCCCAGGGCTGGGGACCAACACCATCCCCACCCATATCAGGCTTGGATGCCTTCCTCCAGGTCCTTCAGCTTCTCACAGACACGGTTTGAGGTGCCTAACAGCAGGCCATTGGTGAAGACCCTGCTGAGGTCCTGCACGGGCCCAAGCCAGGACTGGATGAGCAGCAGTGAGAAGCGGAGCAGCTCCATGTCCTGCGGGGAAGGGGTGGATGGCAGGCACCAGGCAACCCCACTCCTGGCCGGCCCCTGCAGGCCTTCCCCCGCCATCCCACCATCCACTGCCACCCTCCGCCACCTGGGGGAGAAGGCAGCCCAGAGACCGGGTGCAGGCATAGCTGCCCAGGCTCGTGTGGAGAGAAGGGGCAACCTTCTTAGAAAGAGGGAGACCTCTGCTCCTTGGCTGGGCCCTGGAGCCCACTCACAGATTTCTGCCGGGCCTCCTCCTTGCCTGTCGGGGCCAGGATGGTCTCAGAGAAGCAGACGGCAGCCTGGGTATTCTGGATCGAATACCTCTGTCCCTCTGGGTTGTACAAGCGCTCCTGGGAGAAGGAATGTTCACCCAGGGCTAAGCTGGTGCACGAGTCTCATCACTGCTTTATTCAGAACTCCCTCAGTTCACACTCACCTTTCAGCATCTTCATTTGGGCAAGAACTCATTAGTTTTCTCCCCTTATGTTGGAAgcagggtggggtgtgtgtgtgaattcaGCCCTTCCTACCACCCTCCCCTGACCAGCTTGCTGGATTGCTTACAAAGTCTTTGTAGGTGTCAGCAGCCAGGTGGTACAGACGCTGGGCCCAGAGCACAGCGTTGGCAAATAGGTTGAACAAGGACATGGTGGGGAAGGAGCCCAAGGCAGGCAGAGCAGGGAGAAAGCCAGAAGCAGGGAGGTCCAAGGGCCTAGAGAGGGACATGGAGGTCAAGGGTGGGGGCCCAGACAGAAGAAAGCCTAAGTCTCTTTTGTGTGCCAGCCCGCTCATGCCCCAGGgggcttccttcctcctccctcaccccctagGGACTGGAGCATTTTAAACTTGGCCAAACATCTGGGCATGGATGTTTATGCCCGCATTCAGGTGCCCCAAGCCCAGAGTTAGTGCCCCATCCATCCGCAGGGCCGTTGTATTGTGCCCTCGGTACACAGCAAGCCCAGGGAGATTTGAGGGGTGCTTACCTGCAGCCATCACAGCTGGGTGAGCTGTCCACAGGTTTCTAAGCACTTTGGAAATCTAGGTCCTAGGATCCTGGAATTGGTACTTCGTGGACCCCTTTTATACCCTGgccccatctctccccctctgccccccgcACCCCCATTTTCTCTATGTATTTACGTACAGGCCCACTGACGGGCCTCTCCTGATGGATAATGTAGAACCTCCTCCCACGCACCCTGTTCCCGCTCCCCTCCTGAGGTCCTGTCCCCCAGGCTTGTTCCTCTCTCTACTGCCACCAGCCCTTTGAGGGTTGTACACATAGGGTTTCAACTAGAGAGACTGACTACCCAATCTGTCCTCTTTTTAAGGGTAGGTGGTGGCAGAAGGAAGAAGTCTGAGTCCAGGCGTACGCTGGCAGGATATCACTTGAAGTTGTCCACCAGGGTGAGGAGGGCTCACCTGGTCCCCCAAAAGAGGCTGTGTCAGGATGGCTGTGCCTTCAGAGCTCTGTCGACCCCTTCCTCGCTatattcctttcctcttccctgcaGGTTCCCTCCACCCATCACAGAGAATGTGTGTGTTGGGAAAGCGGGTCAAGACAGCAACAGATTCCA from Saccopteryx leptura isolate mSacLep1 chromosome 2, mSacLep1_pri_phased_curated, whole genome shotgun sequence carries:
- the LOC136394018 gene encoding LOW QUALITY PROTEIN: somatotropin-like (The sequence of the model RefSeq protein was modified relative to this genomic sequence to represent the inferred CDS: inserted 1 base in 1 codon); this encodes MYPKPFEAELRDASHSFSPLATIAEATGPWTSLLLAFSLLCLPWXSFPTMSLFNLFANAVLWAQRLYHLAADTYKDFERLYNPEGQRYSIQNTQAAVCFSETILAPTGKEEARQKSDMELLRFSLLLIQSWLGPVQDLSRVFTNGLLLGTSNRVCEKLKDLEEGIQALLQELEDGSLRAGLVLKQTCDKSDTNLRSDNTVLRNYRLLPCFKKDLHKIEAYLRFTKCRCFMESSCAF